Genomic segment of Nostoc sp. TCL240-02:
CCAAAATCACCATTCTGCTAGACCACGGTTATCACCCTGAGTATTTGAGGGAGGAGCTAGAAAAAGTTTATCCCCAAATGATGACGAAAATCAGGTTTGAACTTTCGGCAAAACCATCAAAACAACAAAACAAAGAATTAGGGAAATCTGGGTTTGTTCCGGTTGCCGCGAGGTGGGTAATTGAACGGTCAAATGCTTGGATTGAGAGATGCAAAATTCTCGTTAAGAACTTTGAGAGAACTCTAGATAATGCAACTGCCAAGGTTAATCTTTGTTTCATTCGGCTAATGCTTCAGAGGCTTGCAGCCTCTTCTTAGATGTCAAATGGGTTCTATAAGGGAAGGGGAGTAAGACTCAAAGCCTCTCTACTTTTAGGAGAGAGGTTAAACTGTATTGCATTCAAACGATAACTGCTATATAAGACTTACAGATTAGGTATGAAATGTCGGGGCATTCATATAGATGCAAAGTGGTTTCCCACAGAGTATTGCCCCTAGGTAAATCAAGGCTTTCACTGCCTTTTCGCGTAAGTCCTAATTTAGAACAAGCTTTTTCCCCAGACTTCAGTCTGGGGAATTTGAGAAAACTTTTATGAGAGAGGTTTTGAATCTTACTCCCCAACGC
This window contains:
- a CDS encoding transposase; translation: MRVLHRKGIVSTFSTNGIKRHLAVDTLGFPFFTHCTKANVSDDRGLIEMLTKNIDYFQSKPVNIPKITILLDHGYHPEYLREELEKVYPQMMTKIRFELSAKPSKQQNKELGKSGFVPVAARWVIERSNAWIERCKILVKNFERTLDNATAKVNLCFIRLMLQRLAASS